The genomic window TCCAGGATATAAAGTTCGGCATTCCGGGAAAGTACCGGGTTGGCTCTGAAGGCATCATAAACTTCATTGATGATCTCCCTTGCCCTGGATTCCGAAAGGAGATGAGGAAAGGGAACATCCTTCAGGTTACGGGCAAGTCTGACCCTGCTGCTTATGACAATATCGCAGTCAGGGCCCGGGGAATTAATCCAGTTGATGCGGGAAGGGTCCATGAGTTCATTTATTCCCATTCCTCCACCTCCTATTCCTTATTTTTCTTTTGTTCTATTTCTTTTATTCTATCCCTGATCACGGCCGCCCTCTCATACTCCTCGGCATTGATGGCTTCCTGCAGCTCCCTTTTCAACCGGTTTATTTCATTTCTTAACCTTATCTCACTGCCGCTGCGGTGAGGCACCTTGCCCACATGGTAGGTCTTGCCATGGATTCTCCTGAGCATGGGGTCCAATTGCCCTTTAAAGGCATCATAGCAGTTGCTGCACCCGAAGCGCCCGGTCTCGGTGAACCTGGGGAAGGTCAAGCCGCAGCGGTCACACTTTAGCTCATCGGATTTTTGCCTGACCTGCTGAGGTTCTTCGAAAAAGCTGGATAAGAGTTTTCCCAGGGAAAATCCGGGAACATCGTCAAAATCAAAGGGATTCATACCCATGGAAAATCCAAGGTGTTTTTGCCTGGCACATTCCTCACAAAGATGCATCTGAGTTTTTTCGCCGTTCACTATTTTTGTGATATGGACGGTAGCGGGCCTCATATTACATTCCTGGCATATCATTATAATTCTCCCCCTTTCCTGGCTTCAAAATCCATAATCGCGGTAATTATAGCCTTTAATATCCTGGCCCTCAGCTTATCCCTCTCGGGAAGGGCAATAGCCAGATTATACCGGTTTATGGCCGCATTGAGGATTTCCCTTTCCCGGTCGCTTATAATCCCCTCTTCTTTGAGTCTTGCTATGATAGCCCGGGCTTCCGAGCCCGAAATGGAGTCTCCTATATATTCTATGATTTCTTTTAAGAATTCATCTTCTCTTATTTTTAACTTTTTAATGCGGATGTATCCTCCCCCGCCCCGGCGGCTCTCCACAAAATATCCCCTTTCCATGGTAAAGCGGGTGGTCAGCACATAATTTATCTGAGAGGGTGCGCACCGGAACCGGTTTGCCATCTCGTTTCTCTGTATCTCCAGTATGCCTCCGGGCATTTCCCGGAACATGTCTTTTATAAAATCTTCGATGAGGTCTGCAAGATTGGGCATCAAATTCCCCCTCTCTTAATAATTTGACTTTTCCTGACCTTTAATTATATTATATTTTACTTTAGAAAATTTTGCAAGGCCTTTCATAAATTTCTTTTGAGAAATTTGAGTCAGAGAACCGTCCCCTGACTCACTGACTCAACTGTAAAGTAAAATAAGAGGGAGGCGTGAGCTTCTCCCTCTGTGAAAGTCTATTTTTTGCTGCCCTTCCTTTTTTCCCCGCCTGTGATTTCTTCCGAAATCTCAATGAGGCGGTTGGTCCTTTCTTCCTGTTCTTCGGAAGAGGTCCACCCCATAAGGCTGGGGATAATCTCGCCATACATGGTGTCATCCATCAATTCATCTTCTAGTAGGCTATCTACCTTCTTCTTGTGAATATCTTCCACCCGGTCCGGCGTATGACCCACCCGGATCTTCGGGGGTCTTGGAGCCTTTGCCATAATATGTCCTCCCTTTCGAATAATTTGCCCGCCCTTCAGGGTCATTCATATTTAGTTTTCTCCTAAAGTAAAGGCTTAATTACCGAAAGGGATAGGAACATTCTGGCAAAATTAACCCGCAGCCTGGTTTGCTTCCTCTATTATTTTTTCCGCCAGCTGGGCTGGAACTTCCTCATAATGGCTGAACTTTGAGGTGAAGGAACCCCGGCCCTGGGTCATGGAGCGAAGGTCTGTGGCATAGCGGAACATTTCCGCCATGGGCGCCTGAGCCTTTATATGCTGCATGCCATCTTTGGGCTCCATGCCCATTATCCTGCCCCTGCGCTTGTTGAGGTCCCCTATGATGTCTCCCATGTAGCTCTCGGGCACCACCACCTCTATATCCATGATGGGCTCCAGCAGCACCGGCTTTGCCTGGGAAGTACCTTTCTTGAAGGCCATGGAAGCCGCAATCTTGAAGGCCATTTCCGAGGAGTCCACCGGATGGAAGGAACCATCATAGAGGATGGCCTTCACGCCCACCACAGGATAGCCTGCCAGTTCGCCTGCTTTAAGGGATTCTCTTATGCCCTTTTCCACAGCAGGAATATATTGCTTTGGCACGGCGCCGCCGAATATCTTGTCTTCAAACTCGAAACCATCTTCCGACTCCAGAGGTTGAAGCTCCAGCCACACATGCCCATACTGGCCGCGGCCACCACTCTGTTTCTTATGCTTGCCTTCCACCTTGACGGTGGCCCTTATGGTTTCCCGGTATGGAACCTTGGGTATATCCAGCAGGACTTCTGTGCCGAATTTATTGGCCAGTTTTCCTGCCAGCACCTCCAGGTGAATCTCGCCCATCCCGGAAACCAGAAGCTGGCCGGTTTCAGTGTTCTTGATAACTTCAAAGGTCCTGTCTTCTTCCATGAGCCTGGTTAAGCCTGCTGAGATTTTTTCCTCATCACCCTGGGACTTGGGCTGGACAGCCATCGAAAGTACGGGCCTGGGGAAGTCTATGCCCGAAAGCACCACAGGATGGTCCTTATCCGTCAGGGTATCGTTGGTGGAGGTATACTGGAGTTTAGCCACGGCGGCGATATCGCCGGCCACCACTTCTGCCACATTTTCCTGTTTCTTGCCTTTCATGATATACAGCTGGCCGATTTTTTCGTTTTCGCCTTTGGTGGCATTATATACCGTAGAATCGGATTGCAGCTTTCCGGAAAATACTTTGAAAATGGTCAATTTACCCACATAGGGGTCCGCCATGGTTTTAAACACCAGGGCTGACAGCGGCGCATCCAACTTGCATTCCCTTATCTCTTCGCTGTTTGTAACAGGATTTACACCTTTTTCTACCGCCCTGTCCTGGGGAGAAGGCATATAATCGCAGATGGTGTCCATGAGAAGGCTGATACCTTTATTCGTAAGGGCGGAACCACAGAGTATCGGGTAAATCTGGCCGCTCAGCACGCCTTTGCGGAGGCCTTTCTGTATCTCCTCCTCACTCAATTCCTCTCCTTCCAGGTATTTGGTCAAAAGGTCGTCATCGGTCTCGGCCACGGCTTCCACCAGCATGGAACGGTAATTTTCCATATCGGCCTTGAGTTCTTCGGGTATGGGGCACTCCTTAACACCCTTGCCCTCAAAGGTGTATGCTTTCTGGTGCACTATGTCCACCACGCCCTTGAAATTGGCCTCGGCTCCTATGGGCAGCTGGAAGGGCACGGCCTTCTGGCCGAAAAATTGCCGGATCTGGTCAAGCACCTTGTAGAAGTTGGCATTTTCACGATCCATTTTATTTATGAAAAAAATGTGGGGCAAACCTGCTTCACTGGCAAATTTTTGAACCTGCTCGGTACCGACTTCGACGCCCGATACCGCACATGTCACTATAATACCGCTTTCCACCACACGGATGGCGCTCTTTACTTCGCCTACAAAATCGAAGTAACCCGGAGTGTCCAGTATATTTATTTTATTATTCTTCCACTCACATGGGGCAAATGCCGTGGAAATGGAGATCCTTCTTTTGATTTCTTCTGGATCGAAATCACAGGTAGTGTTCCCCTCATCTATTTTCCCAAGGCGGTCTATGGCTCCCGATGTGTAAAGCATGGCTTCGGCGAGGGATGTTTTTCCGGATCCACTGTGGGCAAGCAAGCCTACGTTTCTTATCATGTCACTTTTGTAGTTTTTCAAACCTGATCTCCTCCTTATAGTTACTACGGAAATTTTTTTGAATTAATTTTATTATATTTATTCTACTTTGATTCTACTTTTTCCTGCTTAATTTTATTTACAAATATTATATTTATTGGCACAAAAAGTCCTTTTCCTGGAATTAGTTTGCCATTTTTTTGTTTTTATATCCATGTAATTCAATGAGTTAAAACCTTTTCCGCTTTCGGGCCATTAAGGCCCTCGGTCTCAGATTCATGCTTCATGCTTCATATAATAAAAGGATTTGCCTTTTTCGGCAAATCCTTCTTAATCTGACTTCCGGCCTCTGACCTCCGTTATAGCTGGGTATAGTTTGGCGCCTCTTTTGTTATATAGATGTCATGAGGATGGCTCTCGCGGAGACCTGAAGAAGTTATTCTCACAAACCTGGCTTTTTTAAGCTCTTCGATATTCCTTGCCC from Biomaibacter acetigenes includes these protein-coding regions:
- a CDS encoding UvrB/UvrC motif-containing protein, producing MICQECNMRPATVHITKIVNGEKTQMHLCEECARQKHLGFSMGMNPFDFDDVPGFSLGKLLSSFFEEPQQVRQKSDELKCDRCGLTFPRFTETGRFGCSNCYDAFKGQLDPMLRRIHGKTYHVGKVPHRSGSEIRLRNEINRLKRELQEAINAEEYERAAVIRDRIKEIEQKKNKE
- a CDS encoding CtsR family transcriptional regulator yields the protein MPNLADLIEDFIKDMFREMPGGILEIQRNEMANRFRCAPSQINYVLTTRFTMERGYFVESRRGGGGYIRIKKLKIREDEFLKEIIEYIGDSISGSEARAIIARLKEEGIISDREREILNAAINRYNLAIALPERDKLRARILKAIITAIMDFEARKGGEL
- the fusA gene encoding elongation factor G, whose translation is MKNYKSDMIRNVGLLAHSGSGKTSLAEAMLYTSGAIDRLGKIDEGNTTCDFDPEEIKRRISISTAFAPCEWKNNKINILDTPGYFDFVGEVKSAIRVVESGIIVTCAVSGVEVGTEQVQKFASEAGLPHIFFINKMDRENANFYKVLDQIRQFFGQKAVPFQLPIGAEANFKGVVDIVHQKAYTFEGKGVKECPIPEELKADMENYRSMLVEAVAETDDDLLTKYLEGEELSEEEIQKGLRKGVLSGQIYPILCGSALTNKGISLLMDTICDYMPSPQDRAVEKGVNPVTNSEEIRECKLDAPLSALVFKTMADPYVGKLTIFKVFSGKLQSDSTVYNATKGENEKIGQLYIMKGKKQENVAEVVAGDIAAVAKLQYTSTNDTLTDKDHPVVLSGIDFPRPVLSMAVQPKSQGDEEKISAGLTRLMEEDRTFEVIKNTETGQLLVSGMGEIHLEVLAGKLANKFGTEVLLDIPKVPYRETIRATVKVEGKHKKQSGGRGQYGHVWLELQPLESEDGFEFEDKIFGGAVPKQYIPAVEKGIRESLKAGELAGYPVVGVKAILYDGSFHPVDSSEMAFKIAASMAFKKGTSQAKPVLLEPIMDIEVVVPESYMGDIIGDLNKRRGRIMGMEPKDGMQHIKAQAPMAEMFRYATDLRSMTQGRGSFTSKFSHYEEVPAQLAEKIIEEANQAAG